A section of the Candidatus Methylomirabilota bacterium genome encodes:
- a CDS encoding PhnD/SsuA/transferrin family substrate-binding protein, producing MLTLASFLADNARPIYERIAGYLTRRLGEPAELLVGVGWEDRHRMLDTGRIQLAFICGLPYAQKFDRPQRPVELLCAPVMAAARYQGRPIYFTDVVVRRESPIQSFADLRGKRYAYNGPDSNSGHNMPRDHLLMLGETGGYFGETIPSGSHQNSIRMVLEGAVDASGIDSTVLELEATGRPELGRELRVVESIGPCPIPPVVVSSRLGEASKARLRELFLGMHADPEGRAILAAGLMARFVPVQDADYDPIREMVRRAEAAGFLTLR from the coding sequence GTGCTCACCCTCGCCTCCTTTCTGGCGGACAACGCGCGGCCGATCTACGAGCGGATCGCCGGCTACCTGACCCGCCGCCTGGGCGAGCCGGCGGAGCTGCTCGTGGGCGTCGGCTGGGAGGACCGGCACCGGATGCTGGACACGGGCCGCATCCAGCTCGCGTTCATCTGCGGCCTGCCCTACGCGCAGAAGTTCGACCGCCCCCAGCGCCCCGTCGAGCTCCTGTGCGCGCCGGTGATGGCGGCGGCCCGCTACCAGGGGCGGCCGATCTACTTCACCGACGTGGTCGTGCGCCGGGAGAGCCCGATCCAATCCTTCGCCGACCTGCGCGGGAAGCGCTACGCCTACAACGGCCCCGACTCGAACTCGGGGCACAACATGCCGCGGGACCATCTCCTCATGCTGGGCGAGACCGGCGGCTACTTCGGGGAGACGATCCCCTCGGGCTCCCACCAGAACTCGATCCGGATGGTGCTCGAGGGAGCGGTGGACGCGTCGGGGATCGACAGCACCGTGCTCGAGCTGGAGGCCACCGGGCGGCCCGAGCTCGGCCGGGAGCTCCGGGTCGTCGAGTCGATCGGCCCGTGCCCGATCCCGCCGGTCGTCGTGTCGAGCCGACTCGGCGAGGCCTCGAAGGCCCGCCTCCGCGAGCTGTTCCTCGGGATGCACGCCGATCCCGAGGGCCGGGCGATCCTGGCCGCCGGCCTGATGGCGCGCTTCGTCCCGGTGCAGGACGCGGACTACGACCCGATCCGGGAGATGGTGCGCCGGGCCGAGGCGGCGGGCTTCCTCACCCTGCGCTGA
- the pal gene encoding peptidoglycan-associated lipoprotein Pal, with protein MRTGGQWRLVLVTLSVALVALTSCGKKSGASLGSGQGSGAGGSQGMTAGLGGAGNQGGAGGAAWSGGSSGAGAGSDAAGATAFAGTPGTSLPALPSPREFAEVGALRDVHFDFDRYEVRTQDQPLLDANAQWLKSNRAAQVLVEGHADERGTNEYNLALAERRAKATRDYLVSHGVEAARITLMSYGEERPLCSERSEACWAQNRRAHFLVKQ; from the coding sequence ATGAGGACGGGAGGGCAGTGGCGACTGGTTCTCGTGACACTCTCGGTGGCGCTCGTCGCCTTGACGAGCTGCGGAAAGAAGTCCGGCGCGAGCCTGGGAAGTGGCCAGGGCTCGGGCGCCGGCGGTAGCCAGGGCATGACGGCGGGCCTCGGCGGAGCCGGGAATCAGGGCGGCGCCGGCGGCGCCGCATGGAGCGGCGGGTCGAGCGGCGCCGGCGCCGGGAGCGATGCGGCCGGCGCGACCGCCTTCGCGGGCACGCCTGGCACCTCGCTGCCTGCGCTTCCCTCGCCCAGAGAATTCGCCGAGGTCGGCGCGCTTCGCGACGTCCACTTCGACTTCGACCGCTACGAGGTTCGGACGCAGGACCAGCCGCTCCTCGACGCGAACGCCCAGTGGCTCAAGTCGAACCGGGCTGCGCAGGTCCTCGTCGAGGGCCACGCCGACGAACGCGGGACCAACGAGTACAACCTGGCCCTCGCCGAGCGCCGGGCCAAGGCCACGCGCGACTACCTGGTCTCCCACGGTGTCGAGGCCGCGCGGATCACGCTGATGTCGTATGGCGAGGAGCGCCCACTCTGCAGCGAGCGCTCCGAAGCCTGCTGGGCTCAGAACCGGCGCGCGCATTTCCTGGTCAAGCAGTAG
- a CDS encoding ornithine cyclodeaminase family protein, with product MPESVFLTYLGGPEIEALALTDEEILAAVEAALVAQGRGQAVIEARVHLVPDPAFRGHFNVLRGYVAPLGVAGVKIVGDYVDNYRLGLPSEMALLNLFDPRTGMPLAVLDATAITDMRTGAMTAIGARHLARRGSRVLGHIGARGSAYWNVRLLDRLFDFAEIRVHSRRPESRTAFGVRLSADLGKPVRVVEDWETCVRDADIVVEASRLAEPAPLLRTDWIARGACVVPYGTMSAVELSLTDVMDKLVVDDWGQCKGGMFGALRAHVDAGKLSERTLYAELADIVVGRKPGRERDDETILFWHRGLSTTDIALGHTMLEKAKRLAIGRPLRFA from the coding sequence ATGCCCGAGTCCGTATTCCTGACGTATCTCGGCGGGCCCGAGATCGAGGCCCTGGCGCTGACCGACGAGGAGATCCTGGCGGCCGTCGAGGCCGCCCTCGTCGCCCAGGGGCGCGGCCAGGCCGTCATCGAGGCGCGTGTCCACCTGGTCCCCGACCCCGCCTTCCGCGGGCACTTCAACGTGCTTCGCGGCTACGTCGCGCCGCTCGGCGTGGCCGGAGTCAAGATCGTCGGTGACTATGTCGACAACTACCGGCTCGGGCTTCCATCCGAGATGGCCCTCCTCAACCTCTTCGACCCGCGAACGGGGATGCCGCTGGCGGTGCTCGACGCGACGGCCATCACCGACATGCGGACGGGCGCCATGACCGCCATCGGAGCCCGGCACCTGGCGCGCCGGGGAAGCCGCGTCCTGGGACACATCGGCGCCCGGGGCTCGGCCTACTGGAACGTGCGCCTGCTGGATCGGCTGTTCGACTTCGCGGAGATCCGGGTCCACTCCCGCCGGCCGGAGAGTCGGACGGCGTTCGGCGTCCGGCTGTCGGCGGACCTCGGCAAGCCGGTGCGGGTCGTGGAGGACTGGGAGACGTGTGTCCGGGACGCCGACATCGTGGTGGAGGCCTCGCGCCTCGCCGAGCCCGCCCCGCTCCTCCGGACCGACTGGATCGCCCGCGGCGCCTGCGTGGTGCCGTATGGCACCATGAGCGCGGTCGAGCTCTCGCTGACCGACGTGATGGACAAGCTCGTCGTCGACGACTGGGGACAGTGCAAGGGCGGGATGTTCGGAGCACTCCGCGCCCACGTCGACGCGGGGAAGCTTTCCGAGCGGACGCTCTACGCGGAGCTGGCCGACATCGTGGTCGGCCGGAAGCCGGGCCGGGAGCGCGACGACGAAACCATCCTCTTCTGGCACCGCGGCCTCAGCACCACCGACATCGCCCTCGGCCACACGATGCTCGAGAAGGCGAAGCGACTCGCGATCGGCCGCCCGCTGCGCTTCGCCTGA
- a CDS encoding DUF4126 domain-containing protein, giving the protein MAETLALIGSALGLSLSSGLSLYGAAFLVGLAIRLEWVHLAPSFQHLAVLADPLVLTVAGILFAIEFLADKIPWLDSAWDAVHTVIRPVGGALLAVRVFGELSPPVEVIALLLLGSVTLAAHGAKASLRLAVNTSPEPLSNILLSLSENALLAGGVWLALTHPFLTLAVGVGVLVLVAWAAAWLAGHALRGLRAFRARAAARFPSGRGSLG; this is encoded by the coding sequence GTGGCCGAGACGCTGGCGCTGATCGGAAGCGCACTCGGGCTGAGCCTGTCGTCCGGCCTCAGCCTCTACGGGGCGGCGTTCCTCGTCGGCCTGGCCATCCGGCTGGAGTGGGTCCATCTGGCGCCGAGCTTCCAGCACCTCGCCGTCCTCGCCGACCCCCTCGTCCTCACGGTCGCCGGGATCCTGTTCGCGATCGAGTTTCTCGCGGACAAGATCCCGTGGCTCGATTCGGCCTGGGACGCCGTCCACACCGTCATCCGGCCCGTCGGCGGCGCCCTCCTGGCGGTCCGCGTGTTCGGGGAACTCTCGCCCCCGGTGGAAGTCATCGCCCTCCTTCTCCTGGGCAGCGTGACGCTGGCCGCCCACGGAGCGAAGGCCAGCCTCCGACTCGCGGTGAACACGAGCCCCGAGCCCCTGTCCAACATCCTCCTGAGCCTCTCGGAGAACGCGCTCCTGGCCGGCGGGGTCTGGCTGGCGCTCACGCACCCGTTCCTCACGCTCGCCGTCGGCGTCGGCGTCCTCGTCCTGGTGGCGTGGGCGGCCGCCTGGCTGGCCGGTCACGCCCTCCGCGGCCTGCGCGCGTTCCGAGCCCGCGCCGCGGCGCGATTTCCTTCCGGCCGCGGGTCCCTCGGCTAG
- the trpD gene encoding anthranilate phosphoribosyltransferase, which translates to MIVEAIRALVERRDLTRLEAAAAMEAIMSGGSTHAQVAAFLTALRMKGETVEELIGLAEVMRLKAVRVRTRSEVEAALTGTDREMLIDTCGTGGDATGTFNVSTATAFVVAGAGIKVAKHGNRSVSSLCGSADVVETLGINLDLTPPKVAQCIDEVGIGFLYAPLLHTAMKHVMPARREMGIRTVFNVLGPLTNPAGANAQVIGVYSRVLVEPLARVLAELGTIRAFVVHGADGLDEISTTGESWIAEVREGLVRTGTVRPEDFGVARASITDLRGGDREENAEIIRRILGGDPGPKRDMVVVNAGAALVAGGRARDFKDGVEQAAHSIDGGAALGKLQALVGLSRRLGPEKA; encoded by the coding sequence GTGATCGTCGAGGCGATTCGCGCCCTGGTGGAGCGGCGCGACCTGACCCGCCTGGAGGCGGCGGCCGCGATGGAGGCCATCATGTCGGGCGGGTCGACCCACGCCCAGGTGGCCGCCTTCCTGACGGCCCTCCGGATGAAGGGCGAGACGGTCGAGGAGCTGATCGGCCTCGCGGAGGTCATGCGGCTCAAGGCCGTGCGTGTCCGCACCCGGAGCGAGGTGGAGGCCGCGCTGACCGGGACCGACCGCGAGATGCTGATCGACACCTGCGGCACCGGGGGCGATGCCACCGGGACCTTCAACGTCTCCACGGCCACCGCCTTCGTCGTGGCCGGTGCCGGAATCAAGGTGGCCAAGCACGGGAACCGCTCGGTGTCCAGCCTGTGCGGCTCGGCCGATGTCGTCGAGACGCTGGGGATCAACCTCGACCTGACGCCGCCCAAGGTGGCCCAGTGCATCGACGAGGTCGGCATCGGCTTCCTCTACGCCCCGCTCCTCCACACCGCCATGAAGCACGTGATGCCGGCCCGGCGCGAGATGGGGATCCGCACCGTCTTCAACGTGCTCGGACCCCTCACCAACCCGGCCGGCGCCAACGCCCAGGTCATCGGCGTCTACTCGCGCGTGCTGGTCGAGCCGCTGGCCCGGGTCCTGGCCGAGCTCGGGACGATCCGCGCGTTCGTCGTCCACGGGGCGGACGGGCTCGACGAGATCTCGACCACCGGCGAGAGCTGGATCGCGGAGGTCCGGGAGGGGCTCGTCCGCACCGGGACGGTGCGTCCCGAGGACTTCGGCGTCGCCCGGGCCTCCATCACCGACCTCCGGGGGGGCGACCGCGAGGAGAACGCCGAGATCATCCGCCGGATCCTGGGCGGGGACCCCGGCCCCAAGCGCGACATGGTGGTCGTCAACGCCGGGGCGGCGCTGGTGGCCGGCGGCCGCGCCCGGGACTTCAAGGACGGAGTCGAGCAGGCGGCACACTCGATCGACGGCGGGGCGGCCCTCGGGAAGCTCCAGGCGCTCGTCGGGCTGTCGCGCCGGCTGGGTCCCGAGAAGGCGTGA
- a CDS encoding GAF domain-containing protein: MVAQRTLITLAEAATAGLTPPQMLELVVAAAGALTGEVTVHLWLMDEERGELRLVAESGGRAGKRGVPLRAVLKADEGLVGLVAQRRKPIVLTSVRNTPQLALPDWVRDQGLVSFAGVPFARAERLLGVLCLFTWRRHRFTRREVDLLRSFTSHAAVALDSAALLDTAQSRLRRLEALREIEREISQQRDPERLLGLIVRRATELLQADSASVFLLDETAGLLRPHASFNVPDWLHEVALRLNEGVAGRVAVRGEGMIVNEYPRSPYSIAPFRDFDSAVVAQPLLYGGAVQGVILVRRRAVNRPFSESDLVQLGDFAVQAAIALENARLLRLAAGRAERVKAGAEVGRLLATTLDADRILDLIQEKCREILGAQAFGLFRFDAAARLRYARGFGLDEAFMREHVLALGEGVVGRAAVERRAIETTDLLHDPAVKLSAEARARIQREGTRALVAVPLLIRSEVLGVLAVYHPPGFRIPSEEVEFLEVLAHHAAAALENARLFSQTRRRQQTAETLAALTQTLTGSLDLSTVLSLVADGVRRLLGSDGGAVGLVEPDGSIRLTAAVGLGAEAFRGVVVRPGQGVGGQVLERGEPFWTADYLGDPRISADFADAVRVVGLVGELAVPVRLRDEVVGVLWALFGRRAEITEDDVGLAADLAQVVAIAVENARLYQEARRREAEARALFEVGHLISATLDPERVLDLIVERVRGLIGVAACGVFRLDEDGVLRYVRGAGLSPGFVQMLSVRLGEGTSGRSVGEGRPVWTSDILADGEVSLSPGTRALIEQEGYRAALSVPIQIKEAPFGCLAVYWWEPHEPTPGEIETLSSLGALAAVGLENARLYGEVREYVARLEALNQVNRAVSASLRLDEVLGKVAEATGALFGAPLVTLWVADEERRVLTRRAGHGDADILAHLPERLRYGQAGVGWIAEHRKPLLDVSIETDSRITGRQMVLAHGITSFNGVPIFLGDRLLGVLALGGRREAPLSTADVALLQTLLGQAAVAIENARLYEEAQRQEAEAVALAEASRRFSATLRREAVLEALVEIAVQILGDMWVVFVVNPETRELRVAARVGPDAPDGAPRGPAVGSVRMRVGERLVGQVAATGQPLILRDVGELPAEHPSRPDLDRWGMRSVLIVPVVTGGIVRAILAGSIHDDIRQFSERDLRLAQAVADRAATALENARLFEELARAYQDLKTAQEHLVQTEKLRALGEMASGVAHDFNNILASVLGRVQLILAQVDDPRLRRWLQVIERAALDGAQTVRQIQEFTRIRRDQPAETVDVNQVVRDAVEMTQTRWRDESQSHGLDVRVILDLDPVPAVDGHPAELRQALTNLILNAVDALPRGGTITIASRRVDGALEVSVADNGIGMSEEVRRRIFEPFFTTKGPKGTGLGLAMAYGIISRHGGQIAVDSAEGTGSLFTIRLPAGYGGVAPGTAARDPAVPAARLLVIDDEEPVREALADMLRLAHHEVTVASQGSEGIERFRTAPFDLVLTDLAMPGLSGWQVAQAVKAHRPDVPVVLVTGWGVELPAEQLRANGVDRVMTKPFRIEDVHGVVASFLKARAS; encoded by the coding sequence GTGGTCGCGCAGCGCACCCTCATCACCCTCGCCGAGGCGGCGACCGCCGGGCTCACGCCGCCGCAGATGCTCGAGCTGGTGGTGGCGGCGGCGGGCGCCTTGACGGGCGAGGTCACGGTCCACCTCTGGCTCATGGACGAAGAGCGCGGCGAGCTCCGGCTGGTCGCCGAGTCCGGGGGGCGGGCCGGCAAGCGGGGCGTGCCGCTCCGCGCGGTGCTGAAGGCCGACGAAGGGCTCGTCGGTCTGGTCGCTCAGCGCCGGAAGCCGATCGTGCTCACCTCGGTGCGGAACACGCCACAGCTCGCCTTGCCCGACTGGGTGCGCGACCAGGGCCTCGTCTCGTTCGCCGGGGTGCCGTTCGCCCGGGCCGAGCGACTCCTCGGCGTGCTCTGTCTGTTCACGTGGCGCCGCCACCGCTTCACCCGGCGCGAGGTGGACCTGCTCCGTTCCTTCACCAGCCATGCCGCGGTGGCGCTGGACAGCGCCGCCCTCCTCGATACCGCCCAGAGTCGTCTGCGCCGCCTGGAGGCGCTGCGCGAGATCGAGCGGGAGATCTCTCAGCAGCGTGACCCCGAGCGGCTGCTCGGGCTCATCGTGCGCCGGGCGACCGAGCTCCTGCAGGCCGACTCGGCATCGGTCTTCCTCCTCGACGAGACAGCCGGCCTCCTCCGTCCGCACGCGTCCTTCAACGTGCCTGACTGGCTCCACGAGGTGGCGCTCCGCCTCAACGAGGGCGTGGCCGGGCGAGTGGCGGTCCGCGGCGAGGGGATGATCGTCAACGAGTATCCCCGCTCCCCGTATTCGATCGCGCCGTTCCGCGACTTCGACTCGGCGGTGGTGGCACAGCCGCTTCTGTACGGTGGGGCGGTCCAGGGCGTGATCCTGGTCCGCCGCCGGGCGGTGAACCGGCCGTTCAGCGAGTCCGACCTCGTCCAGCTGGGCGACTTCGCCGTGCAGGCGGCGATCGCGCTCGAGAACGCCCGGCTCCTCCGTCTGGCCGCCGGCCGCGCCGAGCGCGTCAAGGCCGGCGCCGAGGTCGGCCGGCTGCTCGCCACGACGCTCGACGCCGACCGCATCCTGGACCTCATCCAGGAGAAGTGTCGCGAGATCCTGGGGGCCCAGGCCTTCGGTCTCTTCCGGTTCGACGCGGCCGCTCGTCTCCGGTACGCGCGGGGCTTCGGCCTCGACGAGGCCTTCATGCGCGAGCACGTGCTCGCCCTCGGCGAGGGCGTGGTCGGCCGAGCCGCGGTCGAGCGGCGCGCGATCGAGACGACCGACCTCCTGCACGACCCGGCGGTCAAGCTCTCGGCCGAGGCCCGGGCCCGGATCCAGCGCGAAGGCACCCGCGCCCTGGTGGCGGTCCCACTCTTGATCCGGAGCGAGGTGCTGGGCGTTCTGGCGGTGTACCATCCGCCCGGCTTCCGGATTCCGAGCGAAGAGGTCGAGTTCCTGGAGGTCCTGGCCCACCACGCGGCGGCCGCCCTGGAGAACGCCCGGCTGTTCTCCCAGACACGCCGTCGCCAGCAGACGGCCGAGACGCTGGCGGCGCTGACCCAGACACTGACCGGATCCCTCGATCTCTCGACCGTGCTGTCGCTGGTGGCGGACGGCGTCCGCCGGCTCCTCGGATCGGACGGGGGCGCCGTCGGGCTCGTCGAGCCTGACGGGTCGATCCGGCTCACGGCGGCGGTCGGGCTGGGCGCCGAGGCGTTCCGGGGGGTCGTCGTCCGGCCCGGCCAGGGGGTCGGGGGCCAGGTCCTCGAGCGAGGGGAGCCGTTCTGGACGGCGGACTATCTCGGCGATCCTCGGATCAGCGCGGACTTCGCGGATGCGGTGCGTGTCGTCGGGCTCGTGGGCGAGCTGGCCGTTCCGGTGCGGCTGCGGGACGAGGTCGTCGGCGTCCTGTGGGCGCTCTTCGGGCGGCGGGCGGAGATCACCGAGGACGACGTGGGGCTGGCCGCGGATCTCGCCCAGGTGGTGGCCATCGCGGTCGAGAACGCGCGGCTCTACCAGGAGGCGCGACGGCGGGAGGCCGAGGCGCGCGCCCTCTTCGAGGTCGGCCACCTCATCAGCGCCACGCTGGATCCCGAGCGGGTACTCGACCTGATCGTCGAGAGGGTCCGCGGGCTGATCGGCGTGGCCGCCTGCGGCGTCTTCCGCCTGGACGAGGATGGCGTCCTGCGCTATGTGCGCGGGGCCGGACTCTCGCCGGGATTCGTGCAGATGCTGTCCGTGCGGCTCGGGGAAGGCACCTCCGGCCGATCGGTGGGCGAAGGAAGGCCGGTCTGGACCTCGGACATCCTGGCCGACGGCGAGGTCTCACTGAGCCCCGGCACCCGGGCGCTGATCGAGCAGGAGGGATACCGCGCCGCCCTCTCGGTGCCGATCCAGATCAAGGAGGCGCCGTTCGGCTGCCTGGCGGTCTACTGGTGGGAGCCGCACGAGCCGACGCCCGGGGAGATCGAAACACTCTCCTCGCTCGGCGCGCTGGCTGCGGTCGGGCTCGAGAACGCCCGCCTCTACGGAGAGGTCCGGGAGTACGTGGCGCGACTGGAGGCGTTGAATCAGGTCAACCGGGCGGTCTCGGCCTCACTCCGCCTCGACGAGGTGCTGGGCAAGGTCGCCGAGGCCACCGGCGCCCTGTTCGGCGCGCCGCTGGTGACCCTCTGGGTCGCCGACGAGGAGCGCCGCGTCCTCACCCGCCGGGCCGGGCACGGCGACGCCGACATCCTGGCCCATCTTCCCGAGCGGCTGCGCTACGGCCAAGCCGGTGTCGGCTGGATCGCCGAGCACCGGAAGCCCCTCCTCGACGTGTCCATCGAGACCGACTCCCGGATCACCGGGCGCCAGATGGTCCTGGCCCACGGCATCACCTCCTTCAACGGCGTCCCCATTTTCCTCGGCGACCGGCTCCTCGGGGTCCTCGCCCTCGGGGGCCGGCGGGAAGCTCCGCTCTCGACGGCGGACGTGGCCCTGCTCCAGACGCTGCTCGGTCAGGCGGCGGTGGCCATCGAGAACGCGCGGCTCTACGAGGAGGCGCAGCGACAGGAGGCCGAAGCGGTCGCGCTCGCCGAGGCCTCGCGCCGCTTCAGCGCGACGCTCCGCCGGGAGGCCGTGCTGGAGGCGCTGGTCGAAATCGCCGTGCAGATCCTCGGCGACATGTGGGTGGTATTCGTCGTCAACCCCGAGACGCGCGAGCTCCGGGTGGCCGCTCGGGTGGGACCCGACGCGCCCGACGGGGCGCCGCGGGGGCCGGCCGTGGGGTCGGTGCGGATGCGCGTCGGCGAACGGCTGGTGGGGCAGGTTGCCGCCACCGGCCAGCCGCTGATCCTGCGCGACGTGGGCGAACTGCCGGCCGAGCACCCGTCGCGGCCCGACCTCGACCGCTGGGGGATGCGGTCGGTCCTGATCGTCCCGGTGGTGACGGGGGGCATTGTCCGGGCCATCCTGGCCGGGTCCATCCACGACGACATCCGACAGTTCTCCGAGCGCGACCTCCGGCTCGCCCAGGCCGTGGCCGACCGGGCGGCCACCGCGCTGGAGAACGCGCGGCTCTTCGAAGAGCTCGCTCGCGCCTACCAGGACCTGAAGACCGCCCAGGAGCACCTGGTCCAGACGGAGAAGCTCCGCGCGCTCGGCGAGATGGCCTCCGGGGTCGCCCACGACTTCAACAACATCCTGGCCTCGGTCCTGGGACGCGTCCAGCTGATCCTGGCCCAGGTGGACGACCCGAGGCTCCGGCGCTGGCTCCAGGTGATCGAGCGCGCCGCCCTCGACGGCGCTCAGACGGTCCGCCAGATCCAGGAGTTCACACGGATCCGCCGCGACCAGCCGGCCGAGACCGTGGACGTCAACCAGGTCGTGCGTGACGCGGTCGAGATGACGCAGACCCGCTGGCGCGACGAGTCCCAGTCACACGGGCTCGACGTCCGGGTGATCCTGGACCTCGACCCCGTGCCCGCCGTGGATGGCCACCCGGCGGAGCTGCGTCAGGCCCTCACCAACCTCATCCTGAACGCGGTGGACGCGCTCCCGCGCGGAGGCACGATCACGATTGCGAGCCGGCGCGTCGATGGAGCCCTCGAGGTCAGCGTCGCCGACAACGGGATCGGGATGTCCGAGGAGGTCCGGCGGCGGATCTTCGAGCCCTTTTTCACCACCAAGGGCCCCAAGGGGACCGGGCTCGGTCTGGCCATGGCGTACGGCATCATCTCGCGGCACGGGGGCCAGATCGCGGTGGACTCGGCCGAGGGCACGGGCTCCCTCTTCACGATCCGGCTGCCGGCCGGCTATGGCGGCGTGGCGCCCGGGACCGCGGCGCGCGATCCCGCCGTCCCCGCCGCCCGCCTGCTGGTGATCGACGACGAGGAGCCCGTCCGCGAAGCCCTTGCCGACATGCTGCGGCTGGCCCACCATGAAGTGACCGTGGCCAGCCAGGGCTCCGAGGGCATCGAGCGGTTCCGGACGGCGCCCTTCGACCTCGTGCTGACGGACCTGGCGATGCCCGGCCTGTCGGGCTGGCAGGTGGCCCAGGCGGTGAAGGCGCACCGCCCCGATGTCCCGGTCGTGCTGGTGACCGGGTGGGGCGTCGAGCTGCCCGCCGAGCAGCTGCGCGCCAACGGGGTCGACCGGGTCATGACGAAGCCATTCAGGATCGAGGACGTCCACGGCGTCGTGGCGAGCTTCCTGAAGGCTCGCGCCTCCTAG
- a CDS encoding ABC transporter ATP-binding protein yields MSALLTLDGLAAGYGDLLAVRSASLEVREGECVALIGANGAGKTTTLRAISGLIPARAGRIVFAGQVLRGLTPRDIVGLGLAHVPEGRQIFPSLTVRENLEMGARTPTARAGRIASFDAVFALFPRLREREGQLAGTLSGGEQQMLAIARGLMARPRLLLLDEPSLGLAPLMVRTIFEIVETVNRQGTTILLVEQNVLRALQVCHRGYVLENGEVTLTGPRDELLGSGHIRQAYLGL; encoded by the coding sequence ATGAGCGCGCTGCTCACCCTCGACGGGCTGGCCGCCGGGTACGGCGACCTCCTGGCCGTTCGCTCCGCCTCCCTCGAAGTCCGGGAAGGGGAGTGCGTGGCCCTGATCGGGGCGAACGGCGCCGGCAAGACCACCACGCTCCGCGCGATCTCGGGCCTCATCCCGGCCCGGGCCGGCCGGATCGTCTTCGCGGGCCAGGTGCTCCGGGGTCTGACGCCGCGCGACATCGTCGGGCTCGGGCTGGCCCACGTCCCGGAGGGCCGGCAGATCTTCCCCTCGCTGACAGTCCGGGAAAACCTGGAGATGGGCGCCCGGACGCCGACCGCCCGGGCCGGTCGGATCGCCAGCTTCGACGCGGTGTTCGCGCTGTTTCCCCGCCTCCGGGAGCGGGAGGGACAGCTGGCCGGCACCCTCTCGGGCGGCGAGCAGCAGATGCTGGCCATCGCCCGGGGGCTCATGGCGCGACCGCGCCTTCTCCTCCTGGATGAGCCGTCCCTGGGCCTGGCCCCGTTGATGGTCCGGACCATCTTCGAAATTGTCGAGACGGTGAACCGCCAGGGGACTACAATCCTGCTCGTAGAGCAGAACGTCCTGCGCGCGCTCCAGGTCTGCCACCGCGGCTATGTCCTCGAAAACGGCGAGGTGACGCTCACCGGACCGCGCGACGAGCTCCTGGGCTCGGGCCATATCCGGCAGGCATACCTGGGATTATGA
- a CDS encoding ABC transporter ATP-binding protein translates to MPLLEVAGVQKRFGGVQALSGVSLSLEAGEIVGLIGPNGAGKTTLFHVVSGFLAPDAGTVRLIGESTAGLRPHDLCRRGLARTFQIVKPFQGLTVLENVRVGALARARRFAEATARAREVVAFVGLEGKTGVAARGLTLAERKRLELARALATEPRLLLLDEVMAGLNATETAQVVELCRCINARGIAILLIEHVMRAVMTLSHRVVVLSQGHVIATGPPAAVASDRGVIEAYLGEDWGAPPGPERE, encoded by the coding sequence ATGCCGCTGCTGGAGGTGGCCGGGGTCCAGAAGCGCTTCGGAGGGGTCCAGGCCCTGTCCGGGGTCAGCCTCTCGCTGGAGGCCGGGGAGATCGTCGGCCTCATCGGGCCGAACGGCGCCGGCAAGACCACCCTGTTCCACGTCGTCTCGGGATTCCTGGCCCCCGACGCGGGGACCGTTCGACTGATCGGCGAGTCCACCGCGGGCCTCCGGCCCCACGACCTGTGCCGGCGCGGGCTCGCCCGCACCTTTCAGATCGTGAAGCCCTTCCAGGGGCTCACGGTGCTCGAGAACGTGCGAGTCGGCGCCCTGGCCCGCGCGCGACGGTTCGCGGAGGCGACCGCGCGGGCGCGCGAGGTCGTGGCCTTCGTCGGGCTCGAGGGCAAGACTGGGGTGGCGGCGCGGGGACTGACGCTCGCCGAACGGAAGCGCCTCGAGCTGGCCCGGGCCCTCGCCACCGAGCCCCGCCTCCTGCTCCTTGACGAGGTGATGGCCGGATTGAACGCGACCGAGACCGCTCAGGTCGTGGAACTGTGCCGATGCATCAACGCGCGCGGGATCGCCATCTTGCTGATCGAGCACGTGATGCGTGCGGTCATGACCCTCTCCCACCGCGTCGTGGTCCTCAGCCAGGGGCACGTGATCGCCACCGGGCCCCCGGCCGCCGTCGCGTCAGACCGTGGTGTCATCGAGGCGTACCTCGGCGAGGACTGGGGGGCGCCTCCCGGCCCGGAGCGCGAATGA